A single genomic interval of Lewinellaceae bacterium harbors:
- a CDS encoding RHS repeat-associated core domain-containing protein translates to MRSLSTGYDPLNRVTGAPYGYLYRSPNQGILAVQSNEYAAPSFGYDAVGNITTIKRMGMVAGVDCFEPKTIDNLSLIYDPASSRLNKVIDSAPADGRPYGFKPGANNNALYQHDDNGNMTYDPHKGLNMQYNFLNLPSQIGQMRLTYDATGRKWSKDGEFGTTSYASGIEYHDGKLEAIYAPDGRMVAEYTNGQITRYRAEYFHQDHLGNTRLGFSDFNQNGRIDLEEENPSTPLNEFEVTQESHYYPFGMNQDGPWYAAVAPENKYLYNGKELSADYEINLYAYGARWYDPAVGRFTGVDPIAEEFPHLSVYNYASNDPVRNIDLHGLQGVPYVVGEILNRVENVFAPVKEKYDAIKATGETQKRAQLVTKGTGNVVFGVLGTLGAVALAPESGGASGVAIPFTLGEVRHEERIKCTIMAQ, encoded by the coding sequence TTGAGGAGTTTATCGACCGGCTACGACCCGCTCAACCGGGTAACCGGCGCCCCGTATGGGTACCTGTACAGAAGCCCTAACCAGGGCATCCTGGCTGTACAGTCCAACGAGTATGCCGCCCCCAGCTTTGGCTACGACGCGGTGGGCAATATTACCACTATCAAACGCATGGGCATGGTGGCCGGCGTAGATTGTTTCGAGCCTAAAACGATCGACAACCTGAGCCTCATTTATGACCCTGCGAGCAGCCGGCTCAACAAGGTCATAGATTCCGCCCCGGCGGACGGCAGGCCCTATGGCTTCAAGCCCGGAGCGAATAATAACGCCCTCTACCAGCATGATGACAACGGAAATATGACATACGACCCCCACAAAGGCTTGAACATGCAGTACAATTTCCTTAATTTACCTTCTCAGATTGGCCAAATGAGGCTAACCTACGACGCTACAGGCCGCAAGTGGAGCAAGGACGGCGAGTTCGGAACGACGAGCTACGCTTCGGGCATCGAATACCACGATGGGAAACTGGAAGCCATTTATGCCCCCGATGGGCGGATGGTGGCAGAGTATACCAACGGGCAAATCACCCGCTACCGGGCGGAGTATTTTCATCAGGACCATCTGGGGAACACGCGGCTGGGCTTCTCAGACTTTAATCAGAACGGGCGGATTGACCTGGAGGAGGAGAACCCCAGTACGCCGTTGAATGAGTTTGAGGTTACGCAGGAGTCTCATTACTATCCTTTTGGGATGAACCAGGATGGGCCCTGGTATGCTGCCGTAGCGCCGGAGAACAAGTACTTGTATAATGGCAAGGAACTCAGCGCCGACTATGAGATCAACCTCTACGCGTACGGGGCGCGGTGGTATGACCCGGCGGTGGGAAGGTTTACGGGGGTGGATCCGATTGCGGAGGAGTTTCCGCATTTGTCGGTTTATAATTATGCGAGTAATGACCCGGTAAGGAATATTGACTTGCATGGACTTCAGGGAGTTCCCTATGTAGTCGGAGAAATTCTGAATAGAGTAGAGAATGTATTTGCTCCAGTTAAAGAGAAGTATGATGCTATAAAAGCAACGGGAGAAACGCAAAAAAGGGCACAGTTAGTTACAAAAGGGACAGGCAATGTGGTATTTGGTGTTCTGGGTACACTTGGAGCTGTTGCCCTTGCTCCAGAATCAGGAGGAGCCTCTGGAGTTGCAATTCCATTCACTTTAGGAGAAGTAAGGCACGAGGAAAGAATAAAGTGTACAATTATGGCGCAGTAA
- a CDS encoding type II toxin-antitoxin system RelE/ParE family toxin → MKTYQVAISEEARQNLKEIMGYIRRADSDAKAKYVRTEVLKLVRSLVKLPNRHPTLLVSEASGLTYRYVPNKFKVKIIYHVEEEQAQQVIVVRMYHDRQSLKELKKQLP, encoded by the coding sequence GTGAAAACGTATCAGGTAGCCATCTCTGAAGAGGCAAGGCAGAACCTCAAGGAAATCATGGGCTACATCCGCCGGGCTGACTCTGATGCAAAAGCAAAATACGTTCGTACCGAAGTATTGAAACTAGTGCGCTCCTTAGTCAAACTGCCAAACCGCCACCCTACATTGTTGGTTTCCGAAGCATCCGGGCTTACCTACCGTTATGTACCGAATAAGTTCAAGGTGAAGATCATCTACCACGTCGAAGAAGAGCAGGCCCAGCAAGTCATTGTGGTGCGTATGTATCACGATCGACAGAGCCTGAAAGAACTGAAAAAGCAGTTGCCGTAG
- a CDS encoding IS110 family transposase, which produces MDTLPKTFIGIDVSKDDLVTAFPLAPEQWEVDKFDNNDAGIAALLQKVKELPKPHVVLEATGNYSMKVVFALCENQVPVSVLNPKQSNGFIKGVLLSTTKTDAKDACALALYGQFNKPKSYRIPSDKMLEITQLRVYLKQLKKQQVVISNQLHALEFHVKPLPYVQESLRESLALCKRQIQDTEKGLLSISEDCFDQAYALATSVVGVGPAIAQSLLVATNGFREFDNPKQLAKFVGVCSTQCESGSSIKKRGSISKTGDPNLRALLYMGARSAKRFNQPCKLLYERLRSKGKCHKVAMLAVCNKMLRQMFAVVKSGVKFDNEYHLKNEKAA; this is translated from the coding sequence ATGGACACGTTGCCCAAAACTTTCATTGGTATAGATGTCAGCAAAGACGACCTGGTGACAGCTTTTCCGCTTGCCCCCGAGCAGTGGGAAGTCGATAAATTCGACAACAATGATGCCGGGATCGCAGCCCTGCTACAGAAGGTTAAAGAGCTTCCCAAGCCTCATGTCGTGCTCGAAGCCACCGGCAATTACTCCATGAAAGTTGTCTTTGCGCTGTGCGAAAACCAGGTTCCTGTTTCTGTTTTAAATCCTAAACAGAGCAACGGTTTCATTAAGGGCGTACTGCTATCCACGACCAAAACTGACGCCAAAGATGCCTGCGCACTGGCGTTGTACGGGCAGTTCAATAAGCCCAAATCCTATCGTATACCAAGCGACAAGATGCTGGAAATCACCCAATTGAGGGTGTATTTGAAGCAGCTCAAAAAACAGCAGGTAGTTATTTCCAACCAGTTGCACGCCCTCGAGTTCCACGTCAAGCCCCTGCCTTATGTCCAGGAGTCTCTGAGGGAAAGTTTAGCGTTGTGCAAGCGGCAAATCCAGGATACTGAAAAGGGCCTCCTGAGCATTTCGGAGGATTGTTTTGACCAGGCCTACGCTCTGGCCACCTCCGTAGTTGGCGTCGGCCCGGCCATCGCCCAGAGCCTGTTGGTGGCTACCAACGGCTTCCGGGAATTTGACAACCCCAAGCAGCTGGCCAAGTTTGTCGGCGTGTGTTCCACCCAGTGCGAGTCCGGCTCCAGCATTAAAAAACGAGGCAGCATTTCCAAGACGGGAGACCCCAATTTGAGGGCCTTGCTCTACATGGGCGCCCGGTCAGCCAAGCGCTTCAACCAGCCCTGCAAACTGCTGTATGAGCGCCTCAGAAGCAAAGGGAAATGCCACAAAGTGGCCATGCTAGCAGTGTGCAATAAGATGCTCCGGCAGATGTTTGCGGTGGTCAAATCAGGGGTGAAATTCGATAATGAGTACCATCTTAAAAATGAAAAAGCGGCGTAA
- a CDS encoding RHS repeat-associated core domain-containing protein, producing MERSGSPERSFGKNKYLYNGKELSADYEINLSEYGARWYDPAVGRFTGVDPIAAQFAWVSTYNYAENEPVGHIDLWGLQKYKPKMQSIDRPSDLISTKMVNNAKEGIKTVAIEAGSIIGEGVNRLGKWIEETLPNEGSPDGGAFEDESFTHDGSGIEVLSDTKLNANGTLALPDAKEGSTAIIDMGEINLYPYRVDYFIL from the coding sequence CTGGAGCGTAGCGGAAGTCCCGAACGCAGCTTCGGGAAGAACAAGTATCTCTATAATGGCAAGGAGCTCAGCGCCGACTACGAAATCAACCTCTCCGAGTACGGGGCGCGGTGGTACGATCCGGCGGTGGGAAGGTTTACGGGGGTGGACCCGATCGCGGCCCAATTTGCTTGGGTGAGTACTTATAATTACGCAGAGAATGAGCCAGTGGGGCATATCGATTTGTGGGGATTACAAAAGTATAAGCCTAAAATGCAATCAATTGACAGGCCTTCAGATTTGATTTCAACTAAAATGGTCAATAATGCAAAAGAGGGGATAAAGACAGTTGCGATAGAAGCCGGCTCTATAATTGGGGAAGGCGTGAACAGGTTGGGAAAATGGATAGAAGAGACATTACCAAATGAGGGCAGTCCTGATGGTGGAGCTTTTGAGGATGAAAGCTTTACTCATGATGGCTCTGGAATAGAAGTGTTGTCGGATACCAAATTGAACGCAAATGGCACATTAGCCTTGCCCGATGCGAAAGAAGGTTCAACTGCTATTATCGATATGGGGGAAATCAATTTGTACCCCTACAGAGTTGATTACTTTATCTTATGA
- a CDS encoding type II toxin-antitoxin system RelE/ParE family toxin, translated as MKVRITKPAQRRLRQIDDYYKKKGNRSHVTKLKKDIKKKSELLSQNPELGQEEDHLKELGQGKGIGMLL; from the coding sequence ATGAAAGTAAGGATTACTAAACCTGCTCAGCGCCGGCTTCGTCAAATCGACGATTACTACAAAAAGAAAGGGAACCGCTCTCATGTTACAAAGCTAAAGAAGGATATTAAAAAGAAATCTGAGTTGTTGAGCCAGAACCCTGAGCTTGGCCAGGAAGAAGATCATCTGAAAGAGTTAGGCCAAGGGAAGGGCATCGGTATGTTATTATAG
- a CDS encoding XisI protein: MDKIARYQEAILQILTEYSKVRYSNLQAENQLIADKENHRYQVVTIGWEGKKFIHDCPMHMDIINGKIWIQRNMTEVDLGLKLMESGVPKSDIVLGFLSPKIRGYSDYAVS; encoded by the coding sequence ATGGATAAAATAGCCAGATACCAGGAGGCCATCCTCCAGATTCTTACAGAATATTCAAAGGTGAGGTATTCCAACCTGCAGGCTGAAAACCAATTGATTGCCGACAAAGAAAACCATCGTTATCAGGTGGTCACGATTGGTTGGGAAGGCAAGAAGTTTATTCATGACTGCCCCATGCACATGGATATCATTAACGGTAAGATTTGGATACAGCGCAATATGACTGAGGTTGACCTTGGCTTAAAACTAATGGAATCGGGCGTTCCTAAATCTGATATCGTGCTTGGGTTTCTTTCTCCCAAAATACGGGGGTATTCGGACTACGCGGTATCTTAA